The Pirellulaceae bacterium genome contains a region encoding:
- a CDS encoding dienelactone hydrolase family protein encodes MQLVKLALILNLLGPSLYTEESLTPYQHADEVPQTVSELWKDYDARKEGLDIKVIKEWKTAGVVTRYLTFKVGTFRGADARIAAYYCFPDNGRKNAAFVWSHGGGQRAERGRGIYFAKQGFATIDINWLGRPMELGIDVNTNWGKVDPTQGPRFYSKALRKGWKPNLQPDECSIDPVPSPRNSNWFLLTVAARRAITFLEQQPEVDPERIGCAGYSMGGMITALTAIDSRIRAVVPFVGGSGFKYVDFPGGITGSSIRQHFQDLELYKKTIDASAYWPLVQCPVLFISSSNDFHSAFERIYQSMDLLKHRDWRVSTNIHQNHGPGPEQWVLLNLWFNQYLKGIEQNLPVTPPSTFSVDADRATFTVTPADPSRLVSTEIYFSYDPNARTRFWGRAEAEREGQSWSVGLPVYADLPIYVFALCRYRLPHLVQLEHGETSTFVLNSAEHSIVPDQVNLKSLATLPKTHVFEDFRNGMQDWSSRDQRSIRTYKFQSPDLDRSNHKKLAFTIDPQGKRLLLRLTAESRFLARADNLGDFTLVKTIEGDGPQQLIIGTDDFKSVNGKPLEWSKIATFQIAIVDEQSKQKIDLTSKQGHAVLQLIELVD; translated from the coding sequence ATCTGCTAGGTCCCTCGCTCTATACGGAAGAGAGCTTGACACCCTATCAACATGCGGACGAAGTTCCGCAAACGGTGAGTGAGCTTTGGAAGGACTACGATGCGCGGAAGGAAGGGCTCGACATCAAGGTTATCAAAGAGTGGAAGACCGCTGGAGTTGTCACCCGTTACCTGACTTTCAAGGTTGGAACGTTTCGGGGAGCCGATGCACGGATCGCCGCCTACTACTGCTTTCCTGACAATGGCCGGAAGAACGCAGCGTTTGTCTGGAGCCATGGCGGCGGCCAGCGAGCGGAGCGGGGACGTGGGATTTATTTCGCGAAGCAGGGCTTTGCGACGATTGACATCAATTGGCTTGGCAGGCCCATGGAGCTTGGAATCGATGTGAACACCAACTGGGGAAAGGTTGATCCGACGCAAGGCCCGCGCTTTTACTCTAAAGCCTTGAGGAAAGGCTGGAAACCGAACCTTCAACCCGATGAGTGCTCCATTGACCCAGTCCCCAGCCCGCGCAATTCCAACTGGTTCCTGTTGACCGTCGCGGCCAGACGAGCCATCACTTTTCTAGAACAGCAGCCGGAAGTCGACCCGGAACGGATCGGTTGTGCTGGCTACTCAATGGGCGGCATGATTACGGCGCTGACAGCCATTGATTCACGGATCCGGGCGGTGGTTCCCTTTGTGGGTGGCTCGGGATTCAAGTATGTGGACTTCCCGGGAGGAATCACAGGGAGCAGCATTCGGCAGCACTTTCAAGATTTGGAGCTGTACAAAAAAACCATCGACGCTAGCGCATATTGGCCGCTCGTGCAATGTCCCGTGCTCTTTATTAGTTCGTCCAATGATTTTCATTCGGCGTTCGAGCGGATTTATCAATCGATGGATTTGTTGAAACATCGAGATTGGCGCGTCAGTACGAACATTCATCAGAACCACGGACCTGGACCTGAACAGTGGGTATTGTTGAATCTTTGGTTCAATCAATATCTGAAGGGCATTGAGCAGAACTTACCCGTTACACCGCCTTCGACGTTCAGCGTGGATGCCGACCGGGCTACGTTTACTGTTACTCCAGCTGATCCATCCCGTTTGGTTAGCACGGAGATCTATTTCAGTTACGACCCGAATGCGAGAACTCGGTTTTGGGGGAGAGCCGAGGCAGAGCGGGAAGGTCAAAGCTGGTCGGTAGGGTTGCCGGTCTATGCGGATCTACCAATCTATGTATTTGCCCTATGTCGATATCGTCTTCCGCATCTGGTACAGCTTGAACATGGGGAGACTTCAACGTTCGTATTGAATTCTGCCGAACATTCGATTGTTCCGGATCAAGTTAATCTGAAATCACTGGCAACATTACCAAAAACTCATGTGTTTGAGGACTTTCGGAATGGTATGCAAGACTGGTCCTCAAGAGATCAAAGAAGCATCAGGACTTATAAGTTTCAGAGTCCTGATCTTGATCGGTCGAACCACAAGAAGCTTGCTTTCACGATTGATCCCCAAGGAAAACGACTTTTGCTTCGACTGACGGCCGAAAGTCGTTTCCTGGCCAGGGCCGATAATCTTGGAGACTTTACGCTGGTTAAAACGATCGAAGGTGACGGACCGCAGCAACTCATTATCGGTACAGATGATTTCAAGAGCGTCAACGGAAAGCCTCTCGAATGGTCGAAGATCGCGACATTTCAAATCGCAATCGTTGATGAACAAAGTAAACAGAAAATCGACCTCACCTCCAAACAAGGCCATGCCGTCTTGCAGTTGATCGAATTAGTTGACTGA